From one Candidatus Methanoplasma termitum genomic stretch:
- the tes gene encoding tetraether lipid synthase Tes, with amino-acid sequence MTSTMQNYAVKKGLPKQTRSVCPECGKILDATLYDKGGKVFMDKTCPEHGKFCDVYWSDTELFLRAEEFAHDGIGLRNPMDKNLKEGENVHVFVDGERVDMLTCSALANIDLTNRCNMNCPICFANANQQGYIYEPDYETLTKMLDALRAEEPIKCTAVQFSGGEPTIHPDFVKIIKAAKDKKFAQVQVATNGITFARRYDILKDASAAGLNSIYLSFDGLTDDIYLQARDRKMFQVKIDVITNCRKLKEETGVCPSIVLVPTVVRGMNDDQIGDMVKFAFDNADIVRGINFQPVAFTGRMTREELEKGRFTLPDLIEAFGEQTGYTTKDDWYPVPVVAPISDFASIILNENKVTFTTHPHCGVATYVFMDENGKVTPFPRFINVKEFTKGLEEIAAKAEKATFKKLYALKLLKLLDRSIIEENLPGGMNKKQFKKMMASVMSKRSKTALAAFSWKVMFFGGMHFQDSHNYDVERVRRCGVHYVTPDCQVIPFCAYNGGPEYRNEIEKKFSVPLAEWKEKNKKEAAELEAAMVVPDDQKA; translated from the coding sequence ATGACTTCAACAATGCAGAATTATGCAGTAAAGAAGGGGCTTCCGAAACAGACGCGTTCCGTCTGTCCGGAATGTGGGAAGATCCTTGACGCGACTTTGTACGACAAAGGCGGCAAGGTTTTTATGGACAAGACCTGTCCGGAGCACGGGAAATTCTGTGATGTTTACTGGTCCGATACCGAACTTTTCCTCAGAGCGGAAGAGTTTGCGCATGACGGTATCGGACTGCGAAACCCAATGGACAAGAACCTCAAAGAAGGCGAAAACGTCCATGTGTTCGTTGACGGGGAAAGGGTGGATATGCTTACATGTTCAGCTCTTGCCAACATCGACCTCACAAACAGATGCAACATGAACTGCCCAATTTGTTTTGCGAACGCAAATCAACAGGGTTACATCTATGAACCGGATTATGAGACGCTGACCAAAATGCTGGATGCGCTTAGGGCGGAAGAACCTATAAAATGCACAGCCGTACAGTTCTCGGGCGGAGAGCCGACCATACACCCCGATTTTGTAAAGATAATAAAGGCTGCAAAAGACAAAAAGTTCGCTCAGGTGCAGGTCGCAACGAACGGAATAACCTTTGCAAGACGCTACGACATCCTAAAAGATGCGTCAGCTGCCGGACTCAACTCGATATATTTGTCGTTCGACGGTCTGACCGATGACATCTATCTTCAGGCAAGGGACAGGAAAATGTTCCAGGTCAAAATTGATGTCATCACAAACTGCAGGAAACTGAAGGAAGAGACCGGTGTGTGCCCCTCGATAGTACTTGTTCCGACAGTGGTAAGAGGAATGAACGACGACCAAATAGGGGACATGGTGAAGTTCGCTTTCGATAATGCGGACATTGTCCGCGGAATAAACTTCCAGCCGGTCGCATTCACAGGAAGGATGACAAGAGAAGAGCTGGAAAAAGGAAGATTCACTCTCCCAGATCTCATAGAGGCTTTCGGTGAACAGACCGGATATACCACCAAGGACGATTGGTACCCCGTGCCTGTCGTGGCGCCGATATCCGATTTTGCATCAATAATCCTGAATGAGAATAAAGTAACATTCACAACGCACCCCCACTGCGGCGTGGCGACATATGTATTCATGGATGAGAACGGAAAGGTTACACCTTTCCCGAGGTTCATCAACGTGAAAGAGTTCACAAAAGGTCTCGAAGAGATAGCCGCAAAGGCGGAAAAAGCCACGTTCAAGAAGTTATATGCACTGAAACTGCTGAAACTTTTGGACAGAAGCATAATCGAGGAGAACCTTCCCGGAGGAATGAACAAGAAGCAATTCAAGAAGATGATGGCCAGCGTGATGAGCAAGAGGTCTAAGACCGCACTTGCGGCATTCTCTTGGAAAGTGATGTTCTTCGGCGGTATGCATTTCCAGGATTCGCATAACTATGATGTAGAAAGGGTGAGGCGCTGCGGTGTCCACTACGTAACGCCCGACTGTCAGGTGATCCCATTCTGTGCCTACAACGGAGGTCCGGAATATCGCAACGAGATTGAGAAGAAATTCTCGGTGCCGCTTGCGGAATGGAAAGAAAAGAACAAGAAGGAGGCCGCTGAACTCGAAGCGGCAATGGTGGTCCCGGATGACCAAAAAGCATGA
- a CDS encoding DUF362 domain-containing protein has translation MIVDEDKCLHCGGCVGSCPANAIFLNDFVLEFNNRCTRCGRCVKLCPVHALSMEGKK, from the coding sequence ATGATAGTAGATGAAGACAAGTGTTTGCATTGCGGAGGATGTGTCGGTTCGTGTCCGGCCAATGCGATATTCCTTAACGATTTTGTTTTGGAATTCAACAACAGATGTACAAGATGCGGAAGGTGCGTTAAGCTTTGCCCCGTCCACGCATTGTCGATGGAGGGAAAGAAATGA
- a CDS encoding NAD(P)/FAD-dependent oxidoreductase, which translates to MKIYRCDVVVVGGGPGGSMAAKFCAQGGLDTIMIEKKAEIGAPLRCAEGVSKKWLEEVGIEPDPTWICADMVGAVIRSPSGYEFKLDESQAGSEVGYVLERHLFDKALARDAVAAGARIMMRTSCTDVIKENGKLIGIKCKSMGEKIEIHAKAIVAADGFESQVGRWAGIETKLDLNDICSCLQYRMVNADIDPEYCEFDIGMKIAPGGYLWIFPKGNGVANVGIGVMGKLCKNADAKKYLDKFIAEDPRFKNSQAVEVVAGMVSTCPGLDCAVADNIILVGDAARIIDPITGGGICHACRTGMYAGQVLTECAKTGDFSKKALMPYEKMWRDRMEDKLYRNWMAKERLAELDDDTIDELVKLISGSDIKEVNVYNLLKVIKERFPKVVEGFEDLI; encoded by the coding sequence ATGAAGATCTACAGATGCGACGTGGTTGTCGTCGGGGGAGGCCCCGGCGGAAGCATGGCTGCAAAGTTCTGTGCACAGGGCGGTCTCGATACGATCATGATCGAAAAGAAGGCCGAGATAGGGGCACCGCTGAGATGTGCCGAAGGCGTGTCCAAAAAATGGCTGGAAGAGGTAGGTATCGAACCGGACCCAACATGGATATGCGCAGACATGGTCGGTGCTGTGATAAGGTCGCCCAGCGGATACGAGTTCAAACTTGACGAGAGCCAAGCGGGTTCCGAGGTCGGTTATGTGCTGGAAAGGCACCTCTTCGACAAAGCACTCGCAAGGGACGCCGTTGCTGCCGGTGCGAGGATAATGATGCGCACGTCTTGCACTGATGTGATAAAAGAGAACGGAAAGCTCATCGGGATAAAATGTAAGAGCATGGGAGAGAAGATAGAGATACACGCCAAAGCCATAGTTGCGGCAGACGGATTCGAATCCCAAGTAGGCAGATGGGCCGGGATCGAAACGAAACTGGATCTCAACGATATCTGCTCATGCCTGCAGTACAGAATGGTCAATGCAGATATCGATCCGGAATACTGTGAGTTCGACATAGGAATGAAGATAGCTCCAGGCGGATACCTTTGGATATTCCCCAAGGGAAACGGTGTCGCCAATGTCGGTATCGGGGTCATGGGGAAATTGTGCAAGAATGCAGATGCAAAGAAGTATCTGGACAAATTCATCGCGGAGGATCCGAGATTCAAGAACAGTCAGGCGGTAGAGGTAGTGGCAGGCATGGTCTCTACCTGTCCCGGACTCGACTGTGCCGTTGCAGATAATATAATACTTGTGGGCGATGCGGCGAGGATAATCGACCCAATAACCGGCGGCGGGATCTGCCATGCGTGCAGAACAGGAATGTATGCCGGTCAGGTCCTGACGGAATGCGCAAAGACCGGGGATTTCTCCAAGAAAGCGCTGATGCCATACGAGAAGATGTGGCGCGATAGGATGGAGGATAAACTCTACAGGAACTGGATGGCTAAGGAAAGGCTTGCAGAGCTTGATGACGACACCATCGATGAGCTTGTAAAGCTGATCTCCGGATCGGATATCAAAGAGGTCAATGTCTACAATCTTCTGAAAGTAATAAAAGAGAGATTCCCTAAGGTCGTCGAAGGTTTCGAAGATCTAATTTAA
- the mvk gene encoding mevalonate kinase, translating into MNEAFASAPGKFVILGEHAVVYGKPAIAIAIDRRFYMSVKKSNEFMINNEAADIRQNPHLRYILGNYDMMPVSVNMDSRIPTGSGLGSSAALSVAFSAAMRALNNRSLNVADIAKEAFEAEYFSQGRGSPMDTSASAHGYGIALNMSKEKEDILWNISKNEHAWNVSRIDVPKMTFVIGCTGIRAATGPLVEKVRKYKDSNRFASDIIEEISGITVEGLKCIRSNDVVNLGKLMTKNHKLLSILGVSSDELNKLVNASLPYAYGAKLTGAGGGGCMVALTDQPDKVCEAISSRGGAPFIVKTGVEGVRTSEKSEQK; encoded by the coding sequence ATGAACGAGGCCTTCGCTTCCGCTCCGGGAAAGTTCGTCATCCTCGGAGAACATGCGGTTGTATACGGCAAACCTGCCATAGCGATCGCGATCGACCGAAGATTTTACATGAGTGTGAAGAAAAGCAACGAGTTCATGATCAACAATGAGGCGGCGGACATCCGGCAGAATCCTCATTTGAGATATATCTTAGGGAATTACGACATGATGCCTGTGTCGGTGAATATGGACAGCAGGATCCCCACAGGTTCTGGGTTGGGTTCGTCTGCCGCACTTTCTGTGGCTTTCTCCGCAGCAATGCGCGCATTGAACAATAGATCGCTGAACGTGGCAGATATAGCAAAAGAGGCTTTCGAAGCCGAATATTTCAGCCAAGGCAGGGGGAGCCCGATGGACACTTCCGCATCCGCACACGGCTACGGCATAGCTTTGAACATGTCAAAAGAAAAAGAGGACATACTCTGGAACATCAGTAAGAATGAACATGCCTGGAACGTATCAAGGATCGATGTTCCGAAGATGACATTTGTGATCGGATGTACCGGCATCAGAGCGGCCACCGGACCTTTGGTAGAGAAGGTAAGAAAATACAAGGACAGCAACCGTTTCGCCTCCGATATTATCGAAGAGATAAGCGGGATAACTGTCGAAGGACTGAAGTGCATACGCTCGAATGATGTTGTCAATCTCGGGAAACTCATGACAAAGAATCATAAGCTCCTCTCTATCCTCGGAGTATCTTCAGATGAATTGAACAAACTTGTAAATGCATCGCTACCATACGCATACGGTGCAAAGCTGACCGGCGCAGGCGGCGGAGGATGCATGGTCGCACTCACCGATCAACCGGATAAAGTGTGCGAGGCTATTTCTTCCCGCGGCGGAGCTCCATTTATTGTGAAAACCGGTGTCGAAGGAGTCCGCACATCTGAAAAAAGTGAGCAAAAGTGA
- a CDS encoding pyridoxal phosphate-dependent aminotransferase: protein MSGIRKMFDLAGPNSINLGLGEPDLDPPKEAIAGMNRAASAGLNKYGPTAGIMELRNGVAKWFSKYGGNLSGENVMITPSGSSALLEATQAFIEPGDEVLVPSPGFVIYSPHTVLAGGKPLEYKLKEGSFTPDIEDMKKLISSKTKMIVVNSPANPTGGVLDEKTYKAILDIAEDHNVMILSDEVYDAYIYEGKHYSFLPHLDKAVVVNGFSKMMAVTGWRMGAIFSDKRTMEDLIKMQYHVCASPNMPAQYGILNALPVMNEYLSNARKIFKARRDLISKRINDIDGMRITPPKGSFYAFPSYDLKMRSEELANTLAKNGLICTPGSSFGKYGEGHLRFSYAADEKKINAGMDILGDVIGKLRSE, encoded by the coding sequence ATGTCGGGCATCAGAAAGATGTTCGATCTGGCCGGTCCGAATTCCATTAATCTTGGGCTCGGAGAACCTGATCTCGATCCTCCGAAAGAAGCGATTGCGGGGATGAACAGGGCCGCATCCGCCGGATTGAATAAATACGGACCTACGGCAGGCATAATGGAATTGAGGAACGGAGTGGCGAAATGGTTCTCCAAGTACGGCGGCAACCTTTCGGGGGAGAACGTGATGATCACTCCCAGCGGCTCTTCGGCACTCCTTGAGGCCACACAGGCCTTCATTGAGCCGGGTGACGAAGTGCTGGTGCCCAGCCCTGGGTTTGTTATCTATTCGCCTCATACGGTGCTCGCAGGCGGAAAACCGCTGGAATATAAGCTTAAAGAGGGTAGTTTCACCCCCGATATTGAAGATATGAAAAAGCTGATATCGTCGAAAACAAAAATGATCGTGGTAAATAGTCCTGCAAACCCGACGGGAGGGGTATTGGACGAAAAGACATACAAGGCTATCCTGGATATAGCGGAAGATCACAATGTCATGATACTTTCGGATGAGGTCTACGATGCCTACATCTACGAGGGGAAACACTACTCTTTCCTTCCTCATTTGGATAAAGCGGTCGTGGTCAACGGTTTCTCCAAGATGATGGCGGTGACCGGCTGGAGGATGGGGGCGATTTTTTCAGATAAGAGAACAATGGAGGACCTCATCAAAATGCAGTATCATGTATGTGCAAGCCCGAACATGCCCGCTCAATACGGAATACTGAATGCACTTCCCGTTATGAACGAATACCTGAGCAATGCCAGAAAGATATTCAAAGCCAGAAGGGACCTTATCTCAAAGCGCATCAATGATATCGACGGGATGCGGATCACGCCCCCGAAGGGGTCGTTCTATGCTTTCCCATCATACGATCTCAAAATGAGATCGGAAGAGTTGGCCAACACGCTTGCGAAGAACGGCCTTATCTGCACTCCCGGGTCTTCGTTCGGAAAATACGGCGAGGGTCATTTGAGATTCTCCTACGCAGCGGATGAGAAGAAGATCAATGCGGGAATGGATATACTGGGAGATGTTATTGGAAAACTACGAAGTGAATGA
- a CDS encoding YfbR-like 5'-deoxynucleotidase, with protein sequence MSGKRALNGDMLYLMFDTSNMHRWNDHLRTIDLTELDKQAHKAAIAWVLGKYEETEGGARIDWTKIIEGSLFSFIQRSVMTDLKPQVFHRIISEKSEEVNNYVIACFDENVPDADPEFRSKMVKYFRSEKRSKEDDIVRAAHYLATKWEFKTIYDANRSMYGIENTKKELEGQIQQHMDLIGVKKQMEDENTFDFIDLVGQLRFQQRWARTPRIPRTTVLGHSLMVANMIFLNDFDRKAGSRQIYNNFYTALFHDLPEVLTKDVISPIKANVDGLAHLLESYERELVQSKIMPLIPASWHEEMEFMVYEPFTDVDDKKMGKRTGRDIKSCDLMAAYIEAKVSRCYGISSKQLQDGEKELRKKLENNGSGIGAKDLIERLDRILM encoded by the coding sequence ATGTCTGGCAAGAGGGCTTTGAACGGAGATATGCTGTATCTGATGTTCGATACTTCCAATATGCACAGATGGAACGATCATCTAAGGACGATAGATCTGACTGAGCTTGATAAGCAGGCCCACAAGGCGGCGATCGCATGGGTCCTCGGTAAATACGAAGAGACGGAAGGCGGCGCAAGGATCGACTGGACGAAGATAATCGAAGGCTCGCTTTTTTCATTTATCCAGCGAAGTGTGATGACCGACCTTAAGCCTCAGGTCTTCCACAGAATAATCTCCGAGAAATCGGAAGAGGTCAATAATTACGTTATCGCTTGTTTCGATGAGAACGTACCGGACGCCGATCCCGAGTTCAGATCGAAAATGGTAAAATATTTCAGATCCGAGAAGAGATCGAAAGAGGATGACATTGTCAGGGCGGCCCACTATCTTGCGACAAAATGGGAGTTCAAGACCATCTACGATGCGAACCGCTCGATGTATGGGATCGAGAACACGAAGAAAGAGCTGGAGGGGCAGATACAGCAGCACATGGACCTTATCGGTGTGAAAAAACAGATGGAAGATGAGAACACTTTTGACTTTATCGATCTTGTCGGACAGCTCCGATTCCAGCAAAGATGGGCAAGGACCCCCAGGATACCGAGGACAACGGTCCTCGGCCATTCTCTGATGGTGGCGAACATGATATTCCTGAACGACTTTGACAGGAAGGCCGGAAGCAGGCAGATATACAACAACTTCTACACTGCGCTGTTCCACGATCTTCCGGAAGTGCTTACCAAGGACGTAATAAGTCCGATAAAGGCTAACGTGGACGGTCTGGCACATCTTCTTGAGTCATATGAAAGGGAGCTTGTTCAATCGAAGATAATGCCTCTGATACCAGCATCGTGGCATGAAGAGATGGAATTCATGGTCTATGAACCGTTCACGGACGTCGACGATAAAAAAATGGGAAAAAGGACAGGCAGAGACATAAAATCCTGCGACCTTATGGCTGCATACATCGAGGCAAAGGTCTCGAGGTGCTACGGCATATCATCAAAACAGCTTCAGGATGGAGAAAAAGAGTTAAGGAAGAAGTTGGAGAACAACGGCTCCGGCATCGGAGCCAAAGATCTCATCGAGAGATTGGACAGGATATTGATGTGA
- the serS gene encoding serine--tRNA ligase: MLDVNVIRTQPEMIRQMLVNRNRSTDILDKFLSADSEWRSLTDENNRLRKVRNEVSVQISKMKGSEKEAKVVEMREVGEKIKNNDARMGELELIRDDCILNIPNVPHSTVPIGKDSTENVVVYERGEKRKFDFAPKQHWEIAEALDIIDFDRGVKVAGSGFYCLKGNGARLERALINFFLDTHMDQGYTEVFPPILVNKEALTGTGQYPNLKDDMYHIEKEDMFLNPTAEVPVTNLFMDEIFEKERLPILYTAYLPSFRREVGKHADTKGIIRVHEFNKVEMVRFVHPDTSYDVLETLRNDAEELVTALGLPYRVLLLCTGDMGFSCSKCYDIEIYAPANNAWLESSSVSNFTDFQARRARIKFRPEPHMKSEFIHTLNGSGLALPRTMVAILENYQNKDGTVTIPKVLRKYMRGQDTIG, from the coding sequence ATGCTAGACGTCAATGTCATCAGAACACAACCGGAAATGATCAGACAGATGCTCGTGAACAGGAACAGGAGCACCGATATATTGGACAAATTCCTCTCCGCAGACTCGGAATGGAGATCGCTCACCGATGAGAACAATCGTCTGAGAAAAGTAAGGAACGAGGTCTCCGTTCAGATCTCGAAGATGAAAGGCAGCGAGAAAGAGGCCAAAGTAGTTGAGATGCGTGAAGTCGGCGAGAAAATAAAGAACAACGACGCAAGGATGGGCGAGTTGGAATTGATTAGAGACGACTGCATTCTAAACATCCCCAATGTACCTCATTCGACTGTGCCGATCGGAAAGGACAGCACAGAGAATGTCGTGGTGTATGAAAGGGGAGAGAAAAGAAAGTTCGACTTCGCCCCGAAACAGCACTGGGAGATCGCGGAAGCGTTGGATATAATTGATTTCGACAGAGGTGTCAAGGTCGCTGGCAGCGGGTTCTATTGCCTTAAAGGCAACGGCGCCCGTCTTGAGCGCGCACTGATCAACTTCTTCCTCGACACTCACATGGATCAGGGCTATACGGAAGTATTCCCTCCGATCTTAGTCAATAAAGAAGCATTGACTGGCACAGGACAATATCCCAACCTGAAGGATGATATGTACCATATCGAGAAAGAGGATATGTTCCTCAATCCTACAGCGGAAGTGCCCGTGACCAACCTATTCATGGATGAGATATTTGAGAAGGAGAGGCTCCCGATCCTGTACACGGCATACCTCCCCTCATTCAGAAGGGAGGTTGGGAAGCATGCCGACACTAAAGGGATAATCAGAGTGCATGAATTCAATAAAGTCGAGATGGTCAGGTTCGTCCATCCAGACACATCGTACGATGTGCTTGAGACCCTCAGGAACGATGCCGAAGAATTGGTTACCGCTCTGGGTCTTCCATACCGCGTCCTGCTTCTGTGCACCGGCGACATGGGTTTCTCGTGCTCCAAGTGCTACGATATAGAGATATATGCCCCCGCCAACAACGCATGGCTGGAATCATCATCGGTATCGAACTTCACTGATTTCCAGGCAAGAAGGGCCCGTATCAAATTCAGACCGGAGCCACACATGAAGAGCGAGTTCATACACACTCTCAACGGTTCTGGACTGGCTCTGCCGAGGACCATGGTCGCCATCCTTGAGAACTATCAGAACAAGGACGGTACTGTGACGATACCAAAGGTCCTCAGGAAGTACATGAGAGGCCAAGATACAATAGGATGA
- a CDS encoding YhbY family RNA-binding protein, with product MTEKEARKELMRRANDLSPTVHVGKEGIDEGLTNEIIAQLKKARLIKVKVLSNAESDTKEIAETLAASTNSVIVDVRGGVVVLTDKRTWTSLSQKKF from the coding sequence ATGACGGAAAAGGAAGCGAGAAAAGAACTGATGAGGCGTGCGAACGACCTCAGCCCCACCGTGCACGTGGGAAAAGAAGGAATAGACGAGGGATTGACAAATGAGATCATTGCGCAACTGAAGAAAGCGCGTTTGATCAAGGTCAAGGTCCTGAGCAACGCAGAGAGCGATACAAAAGAGATCGCGGAGACGCTTGCCGCTTCCACTAATTCCGTCATAGTGGATGTCAGAGGTGGAGTTGTCGTACTCACCGACAAGCGTACATGGACCTCGCTGAGCCAAAAGAAATTCTGA
- a CDS encoding ribonuclease P protein component 4 has protein sequence MSKKRISKNAVAEIGVERISKLTELSKEALADDRPDLAVRYVSLARAIGRKTRTKMPEGFRYCKKCLMPLVPGVNCTVRLTAGKVVTTCQNCGGLKRKPYTKERKK, from the coding sequence ATGTCTAAAAAGCGTATCTCCAAGAATGCGGTCGCAGAAATAGGCGTGGAGCGTATTTCGAAGCTCACAGAGTTATCGAAAGAGGCTCTGGCCGATGACCGACCAGATCTTGCGGTAAGATATGTTTCATTGGCAAGAGCCATCGGACGTAAGACCAGGACGAAGATGCCGGAGGGTTTCAGATACTGTAAGAAGTGTCTTATGCCTCTGGTCCCCGGTGTCAACTGCACGGTAAGGCTGACGGCCGGAAAGGTAGTGACAACGTGTCAGAACTGCGGCGGCCTGAAAAGAAAGCCGTACACGAAGGAGAGAAAGAAATGA
- a CDS encoding 50S ribosomal protein L16: MVRKPASMYRRITGQAYTRREYMGGVPASRLSQFDMGSPSEDFPVVLTLKVKDRVQVRHTALEAGRIAANKMLSSQAGTANYHLKVRAYPHVVLRENKLATGAGADRVSSGMRNGFGKAVGTAARLERDQAIMTVSVSADKVNVAKTALWKASMKFPSPCYVDVEKGQEYMK; this comes from the coding sequence ATGGTAAGAAAGCCAGCATCAATGTACAGAAGGATCACAGGACAAGCGTACACACGCCGTGAATACATGGGAGGAGTTCCCGCAAGCAGATTGTCACAGTTTGACATGGGGAGCCCGAGTGAAGATTTCCCGGTGGTACTCACGCTGAAGGTGAAGGATCGTGTGCAGGTAAGACACACCGCATTGGAGGCCGGACGTATCGCAGCCAACAAGATGCTTTCCTCTCAGGCCGGAACAGCAAATTACCACCTTAAAGTAAGAGCATATCCACATGTTGTTCTCAGAGAGAACAAACTTGCCACCGGCGCAGGAGCGGACCGTGTGTCATCCGGTATGAGGAACGGTTTTGGGAAGGCAGTAGGAACAGCCGCAAGGCTTGAGAGAGACCAGGCGATCATGACGGTCAGCGTCTCCGCCGATAAAGTCAATGTGGCAAAAACAGCGCTCTGGAAAGCATCCATGAAATTCCCGTCCCCCTGCTACGTAGATGTAGAGAAAGGACAGGAATACATGAAATAA
- the dph2 gene encoding diphthamide biosynthesis enzyme Dph2: MFELRLDSIASWIQDRGYRSVAVQLPEGVKIDALGISDFLSSNTKADITILGDPCYGACDLFSDYKKIADALVHFGHSPIHPQENDTDILFVEIRADPDIENAIIAVSEKLPKKVGLLATVQYIGLMQKTKDILESRGKEVFIGKGDCRIFHPGQVLGCNYSSAVSVNDSVEAFLYLGEGDFHPLAAAFGVKKEMFVLNPLSGEIRKVDEERDRLLRKRFAAIEKARTAESFLVIVCTKSGQDRSATADFLIKKVKERGKKAYKIVMNEIGPNALLPYKVDAYINTACPRIAIDDSARYSRPMLTVTEAEIVLGLREWEGYEFDSITNP; the protein is encoded by the coding sequence ATGTTCGAACTGCGTCTGGATTCGATAGCCTCCTGGATACAGGATAGAGGCTATAGGTCCGTGGCGGTCCAGCTTCCCGAGGGCGTCAAGATCGATGCCCTCGGGATATCTGATTTTTTATCAAGTAATACGAAAGCCGACATCACCATTCTCGGCGACCCTTGTTACGGCGCATGCGACCTATTTTCTGATTACAAGAAGATCGCTGACGCACTTGTGCATTTCGGGCATTCTCCTATTCATCCCCAGGAGAATGACACGGACATTCTTTTTGTCGAGATCCGAGCCGATCCCGATATCGAGAATGCTATAATCGCCGTTTCCGAAAAGCTTCCTAAAAAAGTGGGACTTCTGGCAACAGTCCAATATATCGGGCTGATGCAAAAAACAAAAGACATACTTGAGAGCAGAGGGAAAGAGGTTTTTATCGGTAAGGGGGACTGCAGGATATTCCATCCGGGCCAGGTTCTGGGATGCAATTACAGCTCCGCCGTATCTGTCAACGACAGTGTGGAGGCTTTTTTATATCTGGGGGAGGGTGATTTCCACCCACTTGCGGCCGCCTTCGGTGTCAAAAAGGAAATGTTCGTTCTTAATCCGTTATCCGGTGAGATAAGAAAAGTGGATGAGGAAAGGGACAGGCTTCTCAGGAAAAGGTTCGCCGCAATAGAGAAAGCAAGGACCGCCGAAAGTTTCCTGGTGATAGTTTGCACAAAGTCCGGACAGGATAGGTCCGCGACGGCAGACTTCCTCATAAAAAAGGTAAAAGAGCGGGGGAAGAAAGCTTACAAGATCGTAATGAACGAGATCGGCCCGAACGCTTTGCTTCCTTACAAAGTGGATGCCTACATCAACACGGCCTGTCCGAGGATCGCGATCGATGACTCGGCAAGATATTCGAGACCCATGCTCACAGTAACAGAAGCGGAGATCGTGCTCGGACTCAGAGAGTGGGAAGGGTATGAGTTCGATTCTATCACAAATCCTTAA
- the mtxX gene encoding methanogenesis marker protein Mmp4/MtxX, with the protein MFTVKNLLQRDLPDVKVGIGSGTDSGHVEKSVRAMNNKNVRIYKDPVKLVDDLFTGKIDAAVRGDMSSSKLLHILKERAGVDQIERVVIMEPPGGHAFFMVPVGIDEGSTVKEKHVMAVRAIELMKSLGSGTRIAVMSGGRKDDKGRNQFVDMTLREAEELTVLLKKEGYDAYNAEILIESAVEEADLIIAPDGIAGNLIFRTLHFIGGAVAMGAPVLNIDKVFVDTSRVKTDYIDSIILAMILAEEKK; encoded by the coding sequence ATGTTCACAGTAAAGAACCTTCTTCAGAGAGACCTTCCCGACGTCAAAGTGGGGATAGGAAGCGGCACCGACTCCGGACACGTAGAGAAAAGCGTTCGTGCAATGAACAATAAGAACGTGAGGATCTACAAAGACCCCGTTAAGCTGGTCGATGATCTCTTCACCGGAAAGATCGATGCCGCCGTAAGAGGGGATATGTCCTCCTCGAAGCTTCTCCATATCCTCAAGGAAAGAGCGGGGGTCGATCAGATAGAGAGGGTTGTGATCATGGAACCTCCCGGCGGCCATGCCTTCTTCATGGTGCCGGTTGGCATCGACGAAGGTTCAACCGTCAAAGAGAAACACGTAATGGCTGTCAGAGCGATAGAACTGATGAAGAGCTTAGGCTCGGGGACAAGGATCGCGGTCATGTCAGGCGGCAGGAAGGACGACAAGGGAAGGAACCAATTTGTCGATATGACGCTCAGGGAAGCCGAAGAACTTACCGTCTTACTAAAAAAAGAGGGATATGACGCATACAACGCCGAGATCCTGATCGAATCGGCCGTCGAAGAGGCCGATCTCATCATCGCACCCGACGGAATAGCCGGCAATCTCATTTTCAGAACGTTGCACTTCATCGGCGGGGCGGTAGCGATGGGCGCACCCGTCCTGAATATCGATAAAGTATTTGTGGATACGTCGAGAGTAAAGACCGATTATATCGATTCAATAATATTAGCGATGATCCTGGCTGAGGAGAAGAAATGA